One Synechococcus sp. PROS-9-1 DNA window includes the following coding sequences:
- a CDS encoding tetratricopeptide repeat protein → MVEVKQLHEVPIRNTVVAVLLFLLAFLSAGFTTPDLNDFTSGAEKLGSGDYRGALVDFNKAIELNPEDPESFFYRGLAKAKSGDFQGSIVDYDKAIQLKPNYLDSYGSRGIAKARLGDLEGAIQDFDKAIEISPKDGNAYFNRGIAMEMSGVMSDACVDWRKALDLGHAPAAKFLSKNCQ, encoded by the coding sequence ATGGTCGAAGTTAAGCAGCTTCATGAAGTGCCTATTCGTAACACCGTAGTCGCAGTTTTGCTCTTCTTGCTTGCATTTTTATCGGCTGGTTTCACTACTCCTGACCTGAATGACTTCACTAGCGGTGCGGAAAAGCTTGGATCTGGTGACTATCGAGGAGCACTTGTGGACTTTAATAAAGCAATAGAGCTTAATCCAGAGGATCCCGAAAGTTTCTTTTATCGTGGTCTCGCCAAAGCGAAATCAGGAGACTTTCAAGGTTCTATTGTTGATTACGATAAAGCAATTCAACTGAAACCAAATTATCTTGATTCCTACGGAAGCCGCGGAATTGCTAAAGCAAGATTAGGTGATCTTGAAGGTGCAATTCAAGATTTTGATAAGGCAATAGAGATTAGCCCGAAGGATGGCAATGCTTACTTCAACCGTGGCATTGCAATGGAGATGTCTGGTGTCATGAGCGATGCATGTGTTGATTGGAGAAAAGCATTAGATCTGGGCCATGCTCCTGCTGCTAAATTCTTGAGCAAGAATTGTCAGTAA